In Thiovibrio frasassiensis, one DNA window encodes the following:
- the dusB gene encoding tRNA dihydrouridine synthase DusB has protein sequence MLSLSKHFSYESINLAPFILSLTSMFSIGPLRLDNPFIAAPLAGYSDLAFRLLCREFGASLCFSEMISCHGLHYRQQNTLDLLRTVPTERPVAMQLFGSEPELMGEAAAILAEYPIDCIDINMGCPARKVIKKGAGCYLMKLPSLAAKIIRAVVQGSSLPVTVKFRSGWDHKTITACDFAKMAEDNGAAAITVHARTWSDGFSGTADWRIIHQVKEAVSIPVIGNGDVQSHGDGLRMLAETGCDGVMIGRAALGAPWIFSADAPEIPSLAFRIAALNRHLALIAKHQPNTPPSQIKNHAGRYFKGVVGGAEIRRQIFNQTSYAALKELIASFANLPPTE, from the coding sequence GTGTTGAGCTTGTCGAAGCACTTTTCTTATGAGTCCATCAATCTTGCCCCTTTTATCTTGAGTCTCACCTCCATGTTTTCCATCGGCCCCCTCCGCCTCGACAACCCTTTCATCGCCGCCCCTCTGGCCGGATACAGCGATCTCGCCTTCCGCCTGCTCTGTCGGGAATTCGGCGCGTCCTTATGCTTTTCGGAGATGATCAGCTGCCACGGCCTCCATTACCGGCAGCAGAACACCCTGGACTTGCTCAGAACCGTACCGACTGAGCGTCCCGTGGCCATGCAGCTTTTTGGCAGTGAGCCGGAGCTCATGGGTGAGGCGGCGGCCATCCTTGCTGAATACCCCATTGACTGCATCGACATCAACATGGGCTGCCCGGCAAGGAAGGTCATCAAAAAAGGGGCGGGCTGTTACCTCATGAAACTCCCTTCCCTGGCGGCGAAGATCATTCGGGCTGTAGTGCAGGGTTCTTCTCTGCCGGTGACGGTCAAGTTCCGCTCCGGCTGGGACCACAAGACCATCACCGCCTGCGATTTCGCCAAAATGGCCGAGGACAACGGGGCCGCAGCGATCACGGTCCACGCCCGGACCTGGAGCGACGGTTTCAGCGGCACCGCGGACTGGCGGATCATCCACCAAGTGAAAGAGGCGGTTTCCATCCCGGTGATCGGCAACGGCGATGTCCAGTCCCATGGTGATGGGCTACGGATGCTGGCGGAAACCGGCTGCGACGGGGTGATGATCGGCCGGGCTGCCCTGGGTGCGCCCTGGATCTTTTCCGCCGATGCGCCGGAAATCCCCTCCCTGGCCTTCAGGATTGCAGCCCTGAACCGCCACCTGGCCCTCATCGCAAAGCATCAGCCCAACACCCCGCCCTCCCAGATCAAAAACCATGCTGGGAGGTATTTCAAGGGGGTGGTGGGCGGAGCTGAAATCAGACGCCAAATATTCAACCAGACCTCCTATGCCGCCCTGAAAGAGCTCATTGCCTCTTTTGCCAACCTCCCGCCCACCGAATAA
- the tkt gene encoding transketolase, protein MPSRRELANAIRALSMDAIQKAKSGHPGAPMGMADIAEVLWNDFLSHNPANPKWANRDRFVLSNGHGSMLLYSLLHLTGYDLPIEEIKNFRQLHAKTPGHPEYGYAPGIETTTGPLGQGIANAVGMAISERTLAGQFNRPGHTVIDHHTYVFLGDGCMMEGISHEACSLAGTLGLGKLTALYDDNGISIDGEVEGWFTDNTPMRFRAYGWHVIEDVDGHDGEAVKKALGEAKAVTDKPSLICCKTVIGWGSPNKQGKEDCHGAPLGDAEIALVRETIGWPHPAFEVPAEIYGGWNAKDKGAAREAEWNSRFTAYKAAHPELAAELDRRLSGKLPADWQAKAGAYIDSVNAKGEKVATRKASQNCLNGYGPLLPEFLGGSADLAGSNLTIWSGSKGIQKDVGGNYIYYGVREFGMAAIANGIALHGGFIPYTATFLIFSEYARNALRMAALMKQRSIYVFTHDSIGLGEDGPTHQPVEQAATLRMIPNMGVWRPCDAVETAIAWKVAIERGTGPTCLLLSRQNLPHQPRSAEQLADIAKGGYVLLDCGGSTPDAILIGTGSEVELAVAAAKELTAKGKKIRVVSMPSTDCFESQSKEYRQSVLPDSVEARVAIEAGVTGGWYRYVGTKGKVIGIDRFGESAPAEQLFPYFGFTTEHVVQAVEEVL, encoded by the coding sequence ATGCCATCCCGCAGAGAACTTGCCAATGCCATCCGCGCCCTGAGCATGGATGCCATCCAGAAAGCCAAATCAGGTCATCCCGGCGCGCCCATGGGCATGGCCGACATTGCCGAAGTATTATGGAACGATTTTCTGAGCCATAATCCCGCCAACCCCAAATGGGCCAACCGCGACCGTTTTGTCCTTTCAAACGGCCACGGCTCCATGCTGCTCTATTCCCTGCTCCACCTCACCGGCTACGACCTGCCCATCGAGGAGATCAAAAACTTTCGCCAACTCCACGCCAAAACCCCGGGCCACCCGGAATACGGCTACGCCCCTGGGATCGAAACCACCACCGGCCCCCTGGGCCAAGGCATAGCCAATGCGGTGGGCATGGCCATCTCCGAAAGAACCCTGGCAGGTCAGTTCAACCGCCCGGGCCATACGGTAATCGACCACCACACCTATGTCTTTCTGGGCGATGGCTGCATGATGGAGGGGATTTCCCACGAAGCCTGCTCCCTGGCCGGCACCCTGGGCCTGGGCAAACTTACCGCCCTGTACGATGACAACGGCATCTCCATCGACGGCGAGGTTGAGGGGTGGTTCACCGACAACACCCCCATGCGCTTTCGCGCCTACGGCTGGCATGTGATCGAAGACGTGGACGGCCATGACGGCGAGGCGGTCAAAAAAGCCCTTGGTGAGGCAAAGGCTGTCACCGACAAACCATCGCTCATCTGCTGCAAGACCGTGATCGGCTGGGGCTCCCCCAACAAGCAGGGCAAGGAAGACTGCCATGGCGCGCCCCTGGGTGACGCGGAGATCGCCCTGGTCCGTGAGACCATCGGCTGGCCCCACCCCGCCTTTGAGGTTCCGGCCGAGATCTATGGTGGCTGGAACGCCAAAGACAAGGGCGCTGCCCGTGAGGCGGAATGGAACAGCCGTTTCACTGCTTACAAAGCAGCGCACCCAGAACTGGCCGCAGAACTTGATCGGCGTCTTTCCGGCAAGCTCCCGGCCGATTGGCAGGCGAAGGCCGGGGCATATATCGACTCCGTCAACGCCAAGGGAGAGAAGGTCGCCACCCGCAAGGCCTCCCAGAACTGCCTCAACGGCTATGGCCCGTTGCTCCCTGAATTCCTCGGCGGCTCGGCGGATCTGGCCGGCTCCAATCTGACCATCTGGTCCGGCAGCAAGGGCATCCAGAAAGATGTCGGCGGCAATTACATCTATTACGGGGTCCGCGAATTCGGCATGGCGGCGATCGCCAACGGCATCGCCCTGCACGGCGGCTTCATCCCCTACACCGCCACCTTTCTGATCTTTTCCGAATACGCCCGCAATGCCCTGCGCATGGCGGCGCTCATGAAACAGCGCTCTATCTACGTCTTCACCCACGACTCCATCGGTCTGGGCGAGGACGGCCCCACCCACCAACCGGTGGAGCAAGCGGCAACCCTGCGGATGATCCCGAACATGGGAGTCTGGCGCCCTTGTGACGCGGTAGAAACGGCAATAGCCTGGAAGGTCGCGATCGAGCGGGGCACCGGCCCCACCTGTCTGCTGCTTTCCCGGCAGAACCTCCCCCACCAGCCCCGCTCCGCCGAACAGCTGGCCGATATCGCCAAGGGCGGCTATGTCCTGCTCGATTGCGGCGGCTCCACACCGGATGCCATCCTCATCGGTACCGGCTCCGAGGTCGAGCTTGCGGTAGCGGCAGCCAAGGAGCTTACCGCCAAGGGCAAGAAGATCCGGGTTGTATCCATGCCCAGCACCGATTGCTTTGAAAGCCAGAGCAAGGAATACCGGCAATCCGTGCTGCCGGATTCAGTCGAGGCCCGGGTCGCCATCGAGGCCGGAGTCACCGGCGGTTGGTACCGCTATGTCGGCACCAAGGGCAAGGTCATCGGTATCGACCGCTTCGGCGAATCCGCCCCGGCAGAGCAACTGTTCCCCTACTTCGGCTTTACCACGGAACATGTGGTGCAGGCCGTCGAAGAGGTTTTATAA
- the rpsF gene encoding 30S ribosomal protein S6, with product MRRYETIIIVKPGAGETEFSAVSDKVTGTVESFGGLIVRTDRWGLKKLAYPIKKEVQGDFLYVEYAGVPDGVKEMERLLRIDDRVLKFMTVKTQDVFTPDAPKAEEPEATPADTDEEASE from the coding sequence ATGCGCAGGTACGAGACAATTATCATTGTCAAGCCGGGGGCCGGAGAAACGGAATTCTCTGCGGTATCCGACAAAGTAACAGGAACAGTCGAAAGTTTTGGCGGACTCATTGTCAGAACCGACAGATGGGGCCTGAAAAAATTGGCATACCCCATCAAGAAAGAAGTCCAGGGCGACTTTCTCTATGTTGAATACGCCGGAGTGCCCGATGGCGTCAAGGAAATGGAACGTCTCCTCCGGATTGATGACCGGGTGCTGAAGTTCATGACCGTAAAAACCCAGGACGTATTCACCCCTGATGCCCCTAAGGCAGAAGAGCCGGAAGCCACCCCTGCGGATACAGACGAAGAAGCCTCTGAGTAG
- the dnaB gene encoding replicative DNA helicase — protein sequence MESGPGPSSTHRLPPQNLEAEQCVLGSIMLQQGAMPKAAEILTEEDFYRDAHKHIFSAMISLFDRGEPLDLITISNVLRDNNRLEAIGGPSYLASLTDIVPVAANIGHYARIVREKAILRRLIQTGTEIAGRCYEEQDDIDGLLDDVETTVFEISRAKSGQSYHSLKTVISSTFKYIEQLYERKEHITGVPTEYHDFDKMTAGLQRSDLIILAGRPSMGKTALAVNMVQNAALLHKVPVALFSLEMSKEQLGMRMLCSISRVDAQRLRTGFLKEQDWPKLTRAVGMLSEAPIYIDDTPAITVLEMRAKCRRLKTEHNIGMVVVDYLQLMRGKANSQSREQEISDISRSLKAMAKELSIPVIALSQLNRSLESRPNKRPQLSDLRESGAIEQDADLIIFIYRDEVYNKAEDNPRKGIAEVIIGKQRNGPTGTVELAFLDRFTTFENLAQHNFPPTE from the coding sequence ATGGAATCCGGACCAGGCCCTTCCAGCACCCACCGTCTACCCCCGCAGAATCTTGAAGCCGAGCAATGCGTTCTCGGCTCAATCATGCTGCAACAAGGCGCCATGCCCAAGGCGGCAGAAATTCTCACCGAAGAAGATTTCTACCGCGACGCGCACAAGCACATCTTTTCCGCCATGATCTCCCTATTTGATCGCGGCGAACCCCTTGATCTCATCACCATTTCCAACGTCCTGAGAGACAACAACCGGTTGGAGGCAATCGGCGGCCCCAGCTACCTTGCCAGCCTCACCGACATTGTCCCGGTCGCAGCAAACATCGGACATTACGCGAGAATAGTGCGGGAAAAAGCCATTCTCCGCAGGCTCATCCAGACCGGCACCGAGATCGCCGGCCGCTGCTACGAAGAACAGGATGATATCGACGGCCTCCTGGATGACGTGGAAACCACCGTTTTTGAGATCTCCCGGGCCAAGAGCGGCCAGTCCTACCACTCGCTCAAGACCGTCATTTCCAGCACCTTCAAATACATCGAACAGCTCTACGAACGCAAGGAGCACATCACCGGCGTTCCCACCGAATACCATGATTTCGACAAGATGACCGCAGGCTTGCAACGCTCGGATCTCATCATCCTGGCCGGCCGTCCCAGTATGGGCAAAACCGCCCTGGCCGTCAACATGGTGCAGAACGCCGCTCTGCTCCACAAGGTACCGGTGGCGCTGTTCAGCCTGGAGATGTCAAAGGAGCAGCTGGGCATGCGGATGCTCTGCTCCATCAGCCGGGTTGACGCCCAGCGGTTGCGGACCGGCTTTCTCAAGGAACAGGACTGGCCCAAGCTTACCCGGGCGGTGGGGATGCTTTCCGAAGCCCCTATCTATATCGACGACACCCCGGCCATCACGGTGCTGGAGATGCGGGCCAAGTGCCGGCGGCTGAAAACCGAACACAACATCGGCATGGTGGTGGTCGATTACCTGCAGTTGATGCGGGGCAAAGCAAACTCCCAATCCCGCGAACAAGAAATCAGCGACATCTCCCGCTCGCTCAAGGCCATGGCCAAGGAGCTCAGCATTCCGGTCATCGCCCTTTCCCAGCTCAACCGCAGCCTGGAAAGCCGCCCCAACAAACGGCCCCAGCTTTCCGATCTGCGCGAATCGGGCGCCATCGAGCAGGATGCCGACCTGATCATCTTCATCTATCGGGATGAGGTGTACAATAAGGCGGAAGACAACCCGAGAAAGGGCATTGCCGAGGTCATCATCGGCAAGCAGCGTAATGGCCCCACCGGCACCGTGGAGCTGGCCTTTCTTGACCGCTTCACCACCTTTGAAAATCTTGCCCAACATAATTTTCCCCCAACAGAATAA
- the rpsR gene encoding 30S ribosomal protein S18 has translation MVIKKKKIFNRRKVCRFCTDKSLMIDYKDVKTLRNFVTERGKIIPRRIYGNCAHHQRQLTEAIKRARQIALLPYAGQAQQ, from the coding sequence ATGGTTATCAAGAAAAAGAAGATTTTCAACCGTCGCAAGGTCTGCCGCTTCTGCACGGACAAGAGCCTGATGATTGACTATAAGGATGTTAAAACCCTTCGCAATTTTGTGACGGAACGCGGCAAGATTATCCCGCGTCGCATCTATGGCAACTGCGCTCACCACCAGAGGCAGCTCACCGAGGCAATCAAGCGTGCGCGCCAGATTGCCCTGTTGCCGTATGCCGGTCAGGCCCAACAGTAA
- the leuS gene encoding leucine--tRNA ligase: MKYDFKAIEDKWRSHWLDNSTYRASEDPTRPKYYLLEMFPYPSGRIHMGHVRNYTIGDVVARYKRMKGFNVLHPMGWDAFGLPAENAAIKHNTHPAKWTYENIDYMKKQLQRMGFSYDWDREIATCNDKYYRWEQLLFIKMYEKGLVYQKVTTVNWCETCQTVLANEQVIDGACWRCDNAVLPREMNSWFFKITDYAEELLSGCDTLTGWPEKVLTMQRNWIGKSVGAEVNFPIENSANTLTIFTTRPDTIFGATFMSIAPEHPLAAELSAGTPQEEAVKEFVARIKIEKQRQKPEDEIEKKGVFTGGYCLNPFTGTRLPVYVANFVLMEYGTGAVMAVPAHDQRDFEFARKYGIEIKVVIQPEGGSLVASAMSEAHDGAGTLVESGEFTGLDSEKAKEAITAAAAAKGFGCQRTTFRLRDWGISRQRYWGAPIPMLHCAHCGIVPVPEKDLPVSLPTDVQFDKSGKSPLHTLESFYQTSCPLCNGPARRETDTMDTFVESSWYFARYVSPRCTDGVLDKAKGDYWLPVDQYIGGVEHAILHLLYSRFFTKVLRDLGYLSIDEPFTNLLTQGMVIKDGTKMSKSKGNVVDPNDLVEKYGADTVRLFSLFAAPPERDLEWSDQGVEGAYRFLNRIFRLVDENLEVFAKPAAGLPQEMNAASTALHRKTHQTIRKFGADIEAKFHFNTAISAVMELTNTLYSLVGDETSAPPDPAVIRAAIEAMLALLSPMVPHLTAELWEMTKHPTPLAEVLWPEYDDEAIREETVTIVVQVKGKVRSQLQVAPGTSDGDLEQMALADEKVQKFLEGKPVRKVIVVQNKLINIVI; encoded by the coding sequence ATGAAATACGATTTTAAGGCCATTGAAGACAAATGGCGCTCCCATTGGCTTGACAACTCCACCTACCGGGCAAGCGAAGATCCAACCCGGCCCAAATATTATCTCCTGGAGATGTTCCCCTACCCCTCCGGCCGCATCCACATGGGCCATGTCCGCAACTACACCATCGGCGACGTGGTCGCCCGCTACAAACGGATGAAGGGCTTCAACGTCCTCCACCCCATGGGTTGGGACGCCTTCGGATTGCCCGCCGAGAATGCGGCGATCAAGCACAATACCCATCCTGCCAAGTGGACCTACGAAAACATCGACTACATGAAGAAACAGCTGCAGCGCATGGGCTTCAGCTACGACTGGGACCGCGAGATAGCCACCTGCAACGACAAATACTACCGCTGGGAACAGCTGCTCTTCATCAAGATGTACGAAAAGGGGTTGGTTTACCAGAAGGTGACCACGGTCAACTGGTGCGAGACCTGCCAGACGGTGCTTGCCAACGAGCAGGTTATCGACGGCGCTTGCTGGCGCTGCGACAATGCCGTGCTGCCTCGTGAGATGAACAGCTGGTTTTTCAAGATCACCGATTATGCCGAGGAACTGCTGTCTGGATGCGACACGCTTACGGGTTGGCCGGAAAAGGTCCTCACCATGCAGCGCAACTGGATCGGCAAGAGCGTGGGGGCCGAGGTCAACTTTCCCATCGAAAACTCCGCAAACACCCTCACCATCTTCACCACCCGACCGGATACGATCTTCGGCGCAACCTTCATGTCCATCGCCCCTGAGCATCCCCTGGCAGCTGAGTTGAGCGCAGGCACTCCCCAGGAAGAGGCGGTCAAAGAATTCGTTGCCCGGATCAAGATTGAAAAACAGCGGCAGAAACCGGAAGACGAGATAGAAAAGAAGGGGGTCTTCACCGGCGGCTACTGCCTCAATCCCTTCACCGGCACAAGGCTGCCGGTGTATGTTGCAAACTTCGTCCTCATGGAATACGGGACCGGCGCGGTTATGGCGGTGCCCGCCCATGACCAGCGCGATTTCGAGTTCGCTCGCAAATACGGGATCGAGATCAAGGTCGTCATTCAGCCGGAAGGCGGATCCCTTGTGGCTTCAGCCATGAGCGAGGCCCATGACGGGGCAGGCACCCTGGTCGAATCCGGCGAATTCACCGGCCTGGATTCGGAAAAGGCCAAAGAAGCTATCACGGCGGCGGCGGCAGCAAAGGGCTTCGGCTGCCAGCGCACCACCTTCCGCTTACGCGACTGGGGCATCTCCCGCCAGCGTTACTGGGGCGCACCCATTCCCATGCTCCACTGCGCCCATTGCGGGATAGTGCCGGTCCCGGAAAAAGATCTTCCCGTCAGCCTGCCCACCGATGTCCAGTTCGACAAATCCGGCAAATCGCCGCTCCACACCCTGGAAAGCTTCTACCAGACCAGCTGTCCTCTCTGCAACGGTCCGGCCCGACGCGAAACAGACACCATGGACACCTTTGTCGAGTCCTCCTGGTATTTTGCCCGCTACGTTTCCCCCCGCTGCACCGACGGCGTCCTGGATAAGGCAAAGGGTGACTACTGGCTACCGGTGGATCAGTACATCGGCGGGGTGGAACATGCGATCCTCCACCTGTTGTACTCCCGTTTTTTCACCAAGGTTCTGCGCGATCTCGGCTACCTTTCCATCGACGAGCCTTTCACCAACCTGCTCACCCAGGGGATGGTCATCAAGGACGGCACCAAGATGTCCAAGTCCAAGGGCAACGTGGTGGATCCCAATGATCTCGTGGAAAAATACGGGGCCGACACGGTCCGCTTGTTCAGCCTCTTCGCCGCCCCACCGGAACGGGATCTTGAATGGAGCGATCAGGGGGTGGAAGGGGCCTACCGCTTTTTGAACCGGATCTTTCGCTTGGTCGACGAAAACCTCGAGGTCTTTGCAAAACCAGCTGCTGGACTGCCGCAGGAGATGAACGCAGCCAGTACCGCCCTGCACCGGAAAACCCATCAGACCATCCGCAAATTCGGGGCCGATATCGAGGCAAAATTCCATTTCAACACCGCCATCAGCGCGGTGATGGAACTCACCAACACCCTGTACAGCCTTGTCGGAGACGAGACCAGCGCCCCCCCCGATCCCGCGGTAATCCGCGCAGCCATCGAAGCGATGCTTGCCCTGCTCTCCCCCATGGTCCCGCACCTTACCGCCGAGCTCTGGGAAATGACAAAACATCCCACCCCCCTTGCCGAAGTGCTCTGGCCGGAGTACGATGACGAAGCGATCAGGGAGGAGACGGTCACCATCGTCGTTCAGGTCAAGGGCAAGGTGCGCAGCCAACTCCAGGTTGCCCCGGGCACCAGCGACGGGGACTTGGAACAGATGGCCCTGGCCGATGAAAAGGTGCAAAAATTCCTGGAAGGAAAACCGGTGCGCAAGGTGATTGTTGTGCAAAACAAGCTGATCAATATTGTAATCTAG
- a CDS encoding DUF2232 domain-containing protein encodes MFLRAGANRQTETIGAIAITALIFTVPAIIPGLEWLHCLMPLPVYYFLALYGQKQGTVILAWALGIAGSFSLWAGTISGLIFSLSLLPVGFILAKADRENEPVQRAGIKSVGYLVLAWLVSGWLLSLATQSNTYLDLRQSLDEGFEATFTLYRDSGHFPAGDLEEIKVFIGQLREQVARLFPALLLTSIICTVWLNIVVGQWLLKKKDSSRTKREDLKNWRLPELLVWPVIVAGIALLVPEERFNTLGLNLGLVLLVLYLSQGLAIISSMMRRWSLPLAIRAITYTLLFLQVYGIAFVAALGLADVWLDFRKPRLKKDADDTSVS; translated from the coding sequence GTGTTTTTACGCGCAGGAGCAAACAGACAGACAGAGACCATCGGGGCTATCGCTATCACCGCCCTCATTTTCACGGTGCCGGCAATTATTCCCGGCCTTGAATGGCTCCACTGCCTGATGCCTTTGCCCGTATACTACTTCCTGGCCCTGTATGGCCAGAAACAAGGGACAGTTATTCTTGCCTGGGCTCTTGGCATTGCCGGCAGCTTCTCTTTATGGGCCGGCACCATCTCGGGGCTGATTTTTTCACTCTCCCTCCTGCCTGTTGGCTTTATTCTTGCCAAGGCAGACAGGGAAAACGAGCCCGTTCAGCGTGCAGGGATAAAGAGTGTTGGCTATCTCGTCCTGGCCTGGCTCGTCTCTGGCTGGCTGCTCAGTTTGGCAACCCAGAGCAATACCTATCTTGACTTGCGGCAAAGTCTGGATGAGGGTTTTGAAGCAACCTTTACCTTGTATAGGGACTCAGGACATTTCCCAGCTGGCGACCTTGAAGAAATCAAGGTGTTTATTGGCCAGCTCAGGGAACAGGTGGCTCGGCTTTTTCCGGCCCTGCTCCTGACCTCGATCATCTGCACCGTCTGGTTGAACATCGTTGTCGGCCAATGGTTGCTGAAGAAAAAAGACTCTTCCCGGACAAAGCGGGAAGATTTAAAAAACTGGCGGCTCCCGGAATTACTGGTCTGGCCGGTTATAGTAGCAGGTATCGCACTTCTTGTTCCGGAAGAACGGTTCAATACCCTGGGCTTAAATCTGGGGTTGGTGCTCCTGGTCCTGTATCTCTCGCAAGGGTTGGCGATTATCTCAAGCATGATGCGGAGATGGTCTCTGCCGCTGGCGATCAGGGCGATAACATACACTTTGCTGTTCCTGCAGGTTTACGGCATCGCATTTGTTGCCGCCCTCGGACTGGCTGATGTTTGGCTTGATTTCAGAAAGCCGCGGCTCAAAAAAGACGCGGATGACACCTCGGTGTCCTAG
- the mazG gene encoding nucleoside triphosphate pyrophosphohydrolase — protein sequence MTPTAEKFIALIEIITRLRAPNGCPWDRKQTPQSFKQYLVEETHELLEAINDDDPSHICEELGDLLFQVIFLNNLYQEKNLFTLLDVIDSITTKMVRRHPHVFGNQTIESEQELRQQWQTIKNQENERKGHPRHPLDSIPKSLPALRRAQRVADRVAREGFDWPDLASALGKVDEEFAELHHAFAHGSRTDIREELGDLLFALTVLARKADIDGEDALHEATTKFSRRFLTLEKIMSKQGQQFVDLAPEALLLIWQQAKSEADTAPENN from the coding sequence AAAGCAGACCCCCCAAAGCTTCAAGCAGTACCTGGTCGAAGAAACCCACGAACTGCTTGAGGCAATCAACGACGACGACCCCAGCCACATCTGCGAGGAACTCGGGGATCTCCTTTTCCAGGTCATCTTTCTCAACAATCTCTACCAGGAAAAAAACCTCTTCACCCTGCTCGATGTCATTGACTCCATCACAACCAAGATGGTCCGCCGCCACCCCCATGTATTCGGTAATCAAACCATCGAATCGGAACAGGAGTTGCGTCAGCAATGGCAGACAATAAAAAACCAGGAAAATGAGCGAAAGGGACACCCCCGCCATCCTCTGGACTCCATCCCCAAAAGCCTTCCGGCCCTGCGCAGGGCGCAACGCGTCGCAGACCGGGTTGCCCGGGAGGGTTTTGACTGGCCGGACCTTGCCTCCGCTTTAGGTAAAGTTGACGAGGAATTCGCGGAATTGCATCACGCCTTTGCCCATGGCTCACGGACAGACATTAGAGAGGAGTTGGGCGATCTCCTCTTTGCCCTCACGGTTCTGGCGAGAAAGGCTGATATCGATGGGGAAGATGCCCTCCACGAGGCAACGACCAAGTTCTCGCGCCGTTTTCTTACCCTGGAAAAGATCATGAGTAAACAAGGACAACAGTTTGTTGACCTTGCCCCGGAGGCGCTTCTTCTGATCTGGCAGCAGGCCAAATCAGAAGCGGACACAGCCCCAGAAAACAATTGA
- the rplI gene encoding 50S ribosomal protein L9 yields MELILKETIDTLGEEGDVVKVKNGYGRNFLIPRRLAVPATKSNLTILEKEKAAIVARKKKQRDEAEALAKKVAGATVVIAHRSGDDNKLFGSITSAEIAEKLAALGIEIDKKRIILDEPIKTLGVTMVPVKIGYQISAEITVEIVPLAAE; encoded by the coding sequence ATGGAACTCATTTTAAAAGAAACCATTGACACTCTTGGCGAGGAAGGCGATGTTGTTAAGGTGAAGAACGGCTATGGCCGCAACTTCCTAATTCCTCGTCGTCTTGCAGTGCCTGCCACAAAGTCAAACCTTACCATCCTGGAGAAGGAAAAGGCTGCCATCGTGGCAAGAAAGAAAAAACAGCGTGACGAAGCGGAAGCTCTGGCCAAGAAGGTCGCCGGTGCTACGGTGGTTATTGCCCATCGTTCCGGGGACGACAACAAGCTCTTCGGCTCCATTACCTCCGCTGAGATTGCAGAAAAACTCGCCGCTCTGGGTATCGAGATCGACAAGAAAAGGATCATTCTTGACGAACCCATCAAGACCTTGGGCGTCACCATGGTTCCGGTGAAGATCGGCTACCAGATTTCTGCGGAAATCACGGTTGAAATCGTTCCCCTGGCCGCGGAATAA
- the lptE gene encoding LptE family protein, whose product MKMFSLKNLSLLLLLLIVAGCGYHNPNMLPPDKQGRIVKLYVPLWANPTNELRLASDIHNGLQDWLGQSKQFTLVNSSGEADYVLNGKINSVSYTGRAYDAKDRALALIATLSTGYTLTDTRTGKSAWQSGFALTETYSLQTDAHKKQALDTLVDKLAEDIYIRLYSAISRYEKNKARLKN is encoded by the coding sequence ATGAAAATGTTTAGCCTAAAAAACTTGAGCCTGCTGCTTCTCCTGTTGATTGTTGCCGGATGCGGCTACCACAATCCCAACATGCTGCCGCCGGACAAACAGGGCAGGATCGTCAAGCTCTATGTCCCTCTCTGGGCAAACCCGACCAATGAACTCCGGCTTGCCTCCGACATCCACAATGGTTTGCAGGACTGGCTCGGGCAAAGCAAGCAGTTCACCCTGGTGAACAGCTCCGGAGAGGCGGATTATGTCTTAAACGGCAAGATCAACTCGGTGAGTTATACCGGTCGTGCCTACGACGCCAAAGACCGTGCCCTGGCGCTCATTGCCACCCTGAGCACTGGCTACACCCTTACCGATACCCGCACCGGCAAATCCGCCTGGCAGTCCGGCTTTGCCTTAACGGAAACCTATTCGCTCCAGACCGATGCCCACAAAAAACAGGCTCTGGACACCCTGGTGGACAAACTGGCCGAGGATATTTATATCCGCCTTTACAGCGCCATCAGCCGGTATGAAAAGAACAAGGCCCGGTTGAAAAACTAA